The sequence AGAGAGGCCCCCTGCTCACTTCGATCTGCCGGCGTAGAGTCTCTATGCAACAATCGGTTGTGAGTGTTCTTACAATTGTTTATGCCGCAAACTCTCGATCTAACGCACGTTTCTCCATTATGATCTCCTCCTAAGCAACGATAACACAGTTTAAGGCTCTTGGCGGTTTCCCATCTCGCTGGAGGGCTCATAGCCTTGAACTTGTCGCAGCGCCAAACTCCATGATGACCACTGCAAACTTTACACGGTCGAAATCCAATTCTTCTCTGAGGTGCTGAAGATTTCTGCGTGTTACCGAAGAAGGTCACTCCACTGTCTTTCTTATGTCCTCTTTTTCTCAAACCATGAATTGTTTCGGATGCTACAGTCTGGAATTCTGCTTCCTGGATAATAAACTCTCTCAAAGTTTCTACTGACTGCCAACGACCATTTTCATGAATCCACCGATGATAATGCGCTAGCATTGCCTCTGTCAATTTCTTACACAAACTGAGGTACAGTGATCCGCTTCCTAATTCATCATGCCGACCGGCCTCCCTCAGGTTTACTACAGTAACGTCTAGCAAATCTGCAAGTTTCTCCAGGTCCCTTGCATTTCCAGGGCGAAGTGGCTTAAAGTTCTCCAGTTCTTCTAGATGTAAGGCAATCTGACGCCGTTTGCCGCCAAACTTGCGTTCCAATCTTTCCTTTGCCGTCTCGTAAGCCGCCGCAGAGTGTCCCAAAGGTTCCACGACTTTTAATGCTTCGCCAGATAAGTATTGACGTAGTTGAAGCAATTTGTATTCAGGTGTAGCGGGCGCCTTGTCCACACATGCCATGAAAGCCGTTTTCCAACCCTCATAAAATCTTTTATCTCCATTGAATATGGGAATTGAAACACGCTTGAGTTGATTCCACATATCCTTGCCAAGTGATGGCGTTGACCGACTTTCTGCCAAATTGTTTGCGGgaatttttcttgtttccgCACTTTTGATCTCCAATTCTTTTAAATCTTGAAATTCCTCTTCATCAAATAAACGAGTTCGATACTGTTGACGTAATTGTTCTAAATCTTCTCTTTGACGGGCGATATCTTGTTCTCGCTTAACTTGCTCCTCCAGAGCTTGCTTTTCCAAACTTTTTTGTTCAACTCTTTCTTCGATTCGACGTTGGCGAGTATTTTCTGACGCGTCTGTTGCCAAACTCGATAATTCACCCTTCCGACTGTCCAAATATTCTTGAGCCTTGTCATAAGTCTCCGAAAATTCCGCCTCTAATCTGTCCATTTCATCGGTGAGCCTTTTtcgtttctctttctcttttgagCGTAAATATTCCTGAGATAATTCTTCCATTGTTGACATAGTGCGTTCTTGCACTTCACAAAGCATTTGGCAAGCCGCTTTGACTTCCCGTCGACTCGGGTAAACTTCTTCATCCAGAAGGCTCAACAACTTGTTCTTATTCTTGGTGAACGCCGTTTTATCTTTCGCCTTTTGCTGTTTTAGAGTTTCGATGCGGTCCTCTTCATCGCCCACTGCTTCGACGTGTTCGCCGTCTACTGACATGATTTGAACCTCGCCCTGCTACCAAAAAATGTCTACGAGATAAACATTTTATTCTGTCTTATGCGAATATAACTTGACAACGATGTCCTAAGAATACTAAACTTTGAAACGATGTCCTAACGGTTGAAAAATGTCCTCGAGATTCGAAAATGCCCTATAAGATCTGATCCGTACTACACTCGTCGagagagaataattattaaagaaccTATTTTTATACGAACGAACAAAAGCTAATTAATGAATTAATATATGGGAAAACGGACGATTACAAATCTCAACACAAAAGGATTCC is a genomic window of Acropora muricata isolate sample 2 chromosome 8, ASM3666990v1, whole genome shotgun sequence containing:
- the LOC136926641 gene encoding uncharacterized protein, with the translated sequence MSVDGEHVEAVGDEEDRIETLKQQKAKDKTAFTKNKNKLLSLLDEEVYPSRREVKAACQMLCEVQERTMSTMEELSQEYLRSKEKEKRKRLTDEMDRLEAEFSETYDKAQEYLDSRKGELSSLATDASENTRQRRIEERVEQKSLEKQALEEQVKREQDIARQREDLEQLRQQYRTRLFDEEEFQDLKELEIKSAETRKIPANNLAESRSTPSLGKDMWNQLKRVSIPIFNGDKRFYEGWKTAFMACVDKAPATPEYKLLQLRQYLSGEALKVVEPLGHSAAAYETAKERLERKFGGKRRQIALHLEELENFKPLRPGNARDLEKLADLLDVTVVNLREAGRHDELGSGSLYLSLCKKLTEAMLAHYHRWIHENGRWQSVETLREFIIQEAEFQTVASETIHGLRKRGHKKDSGVTFFGNTQKSSAPQRRIGFRPCKVCSGHHGVWRCDKFKAMSPPARWETAKSLKLCYRCLGGDHNGETCVRSRVCGINNCKNTHNRLLHRDSTPADRSEQGASLDRPEMEQGASGGSQIVAESETSNEMSLTPPQNLIEQATERSHSTVTSQNAQPRFVVLRTVPVFLKNGNRRIKVKALLDEASTKTYLNADVAAELGLQGHPQSVTVNVLNGQTETFETTPVEVDLESLDGNVKTTINAFTAERVTGNMKVIDWGKYTTKCTHLKGIQFPNPCIRPIVDLLIGIDYVELHYAFKDVRGQLGEPIARLTPLGWTCTGTVSGLRGAMCIRASAEVSQVLGWKISGGTSMEEK